The following coding sequences are from one Pigmentibacter sp. JX0631 window:
- a CDS encoding LysR family transcriptional regulator, which yields MIASPADLLYFIEVSNVLNLSKAAKRAGVSQPSLTQAMKRLEESIGTSLLIRNKSGVMLTQAGKQLLAQSKFLIKSWEQLKVQALASINEIQGSYTIGCHPSVGLFTLSEFLPTLLLNHQKLEVNLFHSLSRKIVEGVISSNIDIGIAVNPFYHPDLIIHKICDDEVTFWSSNPAKDLHKLEKDECILLCDPDLIQVQSVLKNASKKGIKFKRIISSSSLEVIGSLVSQGCGIGILPTNVANLVEGRKLFKLENFPAFHDEICLLYRVENRNIKAIQAISKAIMNALKPKN from the coding sequence ATGATAGCGTCACCAGCAGATCTACTTTACTTTATAGAAGTTTCTAATGTCCTAAATTTATCAAAAGCAGCTAAAAGAGCTGGAGTTAGCCAGCCGTCATTGACACAAGCTATGAAAAGGCTTGAAGAATCAATAGGAACTTCTTTACTCATTCGGAATAAATCAGGGGTTATGTTGACGCAAGCTGGTAAACAGCTTTTGGCTCAATCAAAATTTTTAATTAAAAGTTGGGAGCAATTGAAGGTTCAAGCTCTTGCATCGATCAATGAAATTCAGGGTTCTTATACTATTGGTTGTCATCCATCAGTTGGCTTATTTACTCTTTCTGAATTTTTGCCAACTCTTTTACTTAATCATCAGAAACTTGAAGTAAATCTTTTTCATTCGTTGTCTAGAAAAATAGTTGAAGGAGTAATTAGTTCTAATATTGACATTGGAATAGCAGTAAATCCATTTTATCATCCAGATTTAATCATTCATAAAATTTGTGATGATGAGGTTACTTTTTGGAGTTCAAATCCCGCTAAAGATTTACATAAATTAGAAAAAGATGAATGTATACTGTTATGTGATCCTGATTTAATTCAAGTTCAAAGTGTTTTAAAAAATGCGAGCAAAAAAGGTATTAAATTTAAAAGAATAATATCATCAAGTAGCTTGGAAGTTATAGGCTCTCTTGTTAGCCAAGGATGTGGAATAGGAATTTTACCAACAAATGTTGCTAATTTAGTCGAGGGTAGAAAATTATTTAAATTGGAAAACTTTCCAGCATTTCATGATGAAATTTGTTTACTTTATCGTGTTGAAAACAGAAATATTAAAGCAATTCAAGCAATTTCAAAAGCGATTATGAATGCGTTAAAACCAAAAAATTAA
- a CDS encoding M12 family metallopeptidase produces the protein MKLKKIILLLSSLIINKAVFSANMLHLNSNSYHVNYFENDLNKQEYSYSIVEGDILEKRGLKNIKDNLSAPYNYSKYYWNNGIIYYSFIPFEQKNRYIHKRNFTFSEKSIIRYAMNELEKIANIRFVEVFEKVRYNYLEIIDDDGCYSGIGADYPQTVSLGYGCLYSEIIQHELMHSLGFLHEQSRADRNFYVKINKENILPGKESNFDIGHHSTLQFGAYDYYSIMHYALNAFSKDPRKLTIVPLYRGLYWNYIGNGKSLSQLDKEALQKAYGKSFLK, from the coding sequence ATGAAATTGAAAAAAATTATTTTACTTTTAAGTTCTTTGATAATTAATAAAGCAGTATTTTCTGCAAATATGCTTCATTTAAATAGTAATTCTTATCATGTCAATTATTTTGAAAATGATTTAAATAAACAAGAATATAGTTATTCTATAGTTGAAGGAGATATTCTAGAAAAAAGAGGATTGAAAAATATAAAAGATAACTTAAGTGCTCCATATAATTATTCGAAATATTATTGGAACAATGGAATTATTTACTATTCATTTATTCCTTTTGAACAGAAGAATAGATATATTCATAAAAGAAATTTTACTTTTAGCGAAAAATCAATAATTAGATATGCAATGAATGAACTTGAAAAAATAGCTAATATAAGATTTGTAGAAGTTTTTGAAAAAGTTCGTTACAATTATCTTGAAATTATTGATGACGATGGATGCTATTCAGGAATTGGCGCTGATTATCCTCAAACTGTTTCATTAGGGTATGGTTGTCTTTATTCTGAAATTATACAACATGAGCTTATGCATTCCCTAGGATTTTTACATGAACAAAGTCGTGCAGATAGAAATTTCTATGTAAAAATTAATAAAGAAAATATCTTACCTGGTAAGGAAAGTAACTTTGATATTGGCCATCACTCTACCCTTCAATTTGGGGCATATGATTACTATTCCATTATGCATTATGCACTTAATGCTTTTAGTAAAGATCCAAGAAAATTAACTATAGTTCCTTTGTATCGAGGATTATATTGGAATTACATAGGTAACGGAAAGTCTTTAAGTCAATTAGATAAAGAGGCTCTCCAAAAAGCTTATGGCAAGTCTTTTCTAAAATAA